In Paenibacillus phoenicis, one genomic interval encodes:
- a CDS encoding YqkE family protein — translation MGKKKGRSVPSAPANAAADKPATLKDLLGQDTLAKLKAQAEELKKEEERRQEEARIRKEEARRAEQKRLDNDFEHLLNTSNLDWHKFK, via the coding sequence GTGGGGAAGAAGAAAGGACGTTCCGTACCAAGCGCGCCAGCTAATGCGGCGGCAGACAAACCGGCCACGCTGAAGGATCTTCTTGGCCAGGATACGCTGGCGAAGCTGAAGGCGCAAGCTGAAGAACTGAAGAAGGAAGAGGAACGTCGCCAGGAGGAGGCCCGCATCCGCAAGGAGGAAGCGCGCCGGGCGGAGCAGAAACGGCTCGACAACGATTTCGAGCATCTGCTGAATACAAGTAATCTGGATTGGCACAAGTTTAAATAA
- a CDS encoding TetR/AcrR family transcriptional regulator: protein MSPRMGIDSTAVLMAAVDVANAEGLEAVTITSIAKKLGIRPPSLYNHVSGLEQIRVELAKYALDQLYEHISAAVGDRAGEAAIREFANAYLEFAHAYPGLYDAAQAAPGPEHPALQEAGGRLVDLILRYLGSYPLTEEQALHAVRGLRSLIHGFASLELRGAFGLPLELKDSLAFNLGLFLRGL from the coding sequence ATGTCGCCGAGAATGGGAATTGACAGCACAGCGGTGCTGATGGCCGCTGTGGACGTTGCTAATGCGGAGGGGCTGGAGGCGGTGACGATTACTTCCATTGCCAAGAAGCTGGGCATCCGGCCGCCTTCCCTCTATAACCATGTCAGCGGTCTGGAGCAAATTCGGGTGGAATTGGCCAAATACGCGCTGGACCAGTTATATGAGCATATTTCCGCCGCTGTCGGTGATCGGGCAGGAGAGGCTGCGATCCGCGAGTTCGCTAACGCTTATCTCGAATTTGCTCATGCCTATCCCGGATTGTACGATGCGGCGCAAGCGGCGCCGGGGCCTGAACATCCTGCGCTGCAGGAAGCCGGCGGGCGCTTGGTGGATTTGATCCTGCGATACCTCGGCAGTTACCCGCTCACGGAGGAGCAAGCTTTGCATGCGGTTCGCGGGTTGCGGAGTTTGATTCACGGCTTTGCCTCGCTGGAATTGCGCGGAGCATTTGGTCTTCCGCTGGAGCTAAAGGACAGCCTGGCGTTTAATCTCGGCTTGTTCCTTCGCGGATTGTAG
- a CDS encoding MBL fold metallo-hydrolase, producing MRITEYGKLIQLSFLPRFFPVNCYLVEEEDGVTLIDAALPYSAKGILKAVEEIGKPLTRIVLTHVHDDHVGALDALKAQLPEVPVYVSARDARLMEGDVSLDPGEPTSPIRGGVPKKLVTRADVTFTDGERIGSLLAVAAPGHTPGSFALLDTRSGALIAGDAFQTRAGIAVSGTVRPLFPFPALATWHKETALASARKLAGLNPSLLAVGHGPVLKQPAAAIAKAIAAAELALGKAPAANAAAVTHRKEDSHVAENGN from the coding sequence ATGAGAATTACGGAATACGGGAAGTTAATCCAACTGTCTTTTTTACCCCGGTTTTTTCCGGTCAATTGTTATCTGGTCGAGGAAGAGGATGGCGTCACATTAATCGATGCAGCTTTGCCGTATAGCGCCAAAGGAATCTTGAAAGCTGTGGAAGAGATCGGTAAGCCGCTGACGCGGATCGTGCTGACTCATGTCCATGACGACCACGTTGGCGCGCTGGATGCCTTAAAAGCGCAGCTTCCTGAAGTTCCGGTCTACGTATCCGCCCGCGATGCGCGCTTGATGGAGGGCGACGTGTCGCTTGACCCGGGGGAGCCGACTTCGCCCATCCGCGGCGGGGTGCCGAAGAAGCTGGTGACCCGCGCCGACGTTACGTTTACCGATGGGGAGCGCATCGGTTCGCTGCTGGCCGTGGCGGCGCCGGGCCATACGCCGGGTTCCTTTGCGCTGCTTGATACGCGCAGCGGCGCACTGATCGCCGGCGATGCCTTCCAAACCCGCGCAGGCATTGCCGTGAGCGGCACCGTGCGCCCGCTGTTTCCGTTCCCGGCCCTTGCCACCTGGCATAAGGAAACCGCGCTCGCCAGCGCACGCAAGCTGGCCGGCCTGAACCCTTCGCTGCTGGCGGTAGGGCACGGGCCGGTGCTGAAGCAGCCGGCGGCAGCCATCGCCAAAGCGATTGCGGCGGCCGAGCTGGCATTAGGCAAGGCGCCGGCTGCAAACGCGGCGGCCGTGACTCACCGGAAGGAGGATTCCCATGTCGCCGAGAATGGGAATTGA
- a CDS encoding LysE family transporter, with protein MNSFFSYVLLGLSLSAPIGPVNAAQLDKGIRGGFLHAWFVGLGALSADLLYMLLVYFGVVHFLNTPFMKSFLWLFGFFVLTYIGIDSLKQAGKIPDGGMRGSEPLRKSLLSGFLMSISNPLSILFWLGIYGSVLAQAAAHMRTQDLIINSSAIIVGLLVWDFTMAGFASVFRKLLTNRVLMLISILSGLSLIGFGLYFGYQAFLLLAQRW; from the coding sequence ATGAACAGCTTTTTTAGCTATGTGCTACTTGGCTTATCTTTATCCGCCCCCATCGGCCCGGTGAACGCCGCCCAATTGGATAAAGGCATCCGCGGCGGCTTCCTGCACGCCTGGTTTGTTGGCCTTGGCGCCCTATCCGCCGACCTGCTGTACATGCTGCTCGTTTATTTTGGGGTGGTGCACTTCTTGAACACTCCGTTTATGAAAAGCTTCCTCTGGTTATTTGGGTTCTTCGTACTCACCTATATCGGCATCGACAGTCTAAAGCAAGCCGGCAAAATCCCCGACGGGGGGATGAGAGGCAGCGAGCCGCTTCGGAAGTCGCTCCTGTCCGGATTTCTCATGTCCATCAGCAACCCGCTGTCCATCTTATTCTGGCTGGGGATATACGGTTCGGTATTAGCTCAAGCCGCAGCTCATATGCGGACTCAGGACTTGATCATCAACAGCAGCGCTATTATTGTCGGACTGTTGGTATGGGATTTCACGATGGCCGGATTTGCCAGCGTGTTCCGCAAGCTGCTAACGAACCGGGTCCTGATGCTGATATCGATATTGTCCGGCCTGTCCCTCATTGGGTTTGGGCTTTATTTTGGATATCAAGCCTTTTTACTGCTCGCGCAACGATGGTAA
- a CDS encoding amino acid permease, producing the protein MAKAQNGEGKKGDLRWWQLSLLGVASTIGTGYFLGSGIGIRMAGPSILIAFLLAAAGTYTVFEVLARMTADQPEQGSFRSYAKRAFGRWAGFGSGWVYWSSELLIMGSQLTALSLFSRFWFPGVPMWMFAIGYAVLGLGVILLGNKVFDSMENVLSVIKIAAILMFLGVAAAALMGWIQGGGGRAPEFPQTVKSFFPTGGMGLWSGFIFAFYAFGGIEVMGIMAIRLRDPKEAPKSGTIMLLLLSVVYLLSIGLAVTLVAWNTFDPKRSPFVTALAQYPLPFISHVFNGVLIVAGFSTMVASLYAVTTMLVTLAKDKDAPPLFARKGWRERPLFAIGLTTAGLAASVVMSFVMPGRIYEYITTSAGLLLLYNWFFILVTSGKLLKLSGFGQVKRWGGMVLIAIAVSGTLFHDTSRPGFWGSLAFVGVIGIVTFIMQLVVWKPKKQAKRRGRPAKSMVLRPKRTT; encoded by the coding sequence ATGGCCAAGGCGCAAAACGGAGAGGGGAAAAAAGGCGATCTACGCTGGTGGCAGCTCTCCTTGCTGGGGGTGGCATCAACCATCGGCACCGGGTATTTCCTTGGATCGGGGATCGGGATCCGCATGGCGGGGCCATCCATTCTGATCGCGTTCCTGCTGGCTGCGGCCGGGACTTATACGGTATTTGAGGTCTTAGCCCGCATGACCGCGGACCAGCCGGAGCAGGGCTCCTTCCGTTCCTATGCGAAGCGGGCCTTTGGGCGCTGGGCGGGCTTCGGCAGCGGCTGGGTGTATTGGAGCTCGGAGCTGCTGATCATGGGCAGCCAACTGACGGCATTATCGCTATTCTCGCGTTTTTGGTTCCCCGGCGTGCCGATGTGGATGTTTGCGATTGGATATGCCGTATTAGGGCTGGGCGTGATTTTGCTTGGCAATAAGGTGTTTGATTCGATGGAAAATGTGCTGTCGGTGATCAAAATCGCTGCCATCCTTATGTTCCTGGGGGTGGCCGCTGCCGCGCTGATGGGCTGGATTCAGGGAGGCGGCGGGAGAGCGCCGGAATTTCCGCAAACGGTCAAGTCCTTCTTTCCAACGGGAGGGATGGGCTTGTGGTCGGGATTTATTTTTGCGTTTTACGCCTTTGGCGGGATCGAGGTAATGGGCATAATGGCGATTCGGCTGCGTGATCCGAAGGAAGCTCCGAAATCCGGTACGATCATGCTGCTGTTGCTCTCGGTGGTGTACTTGCTGTCGATTGGGCTTGCCGTCACTTTGGTGGCCTGGAACACCTTCGACCCGAAACGCAGTCCATTCGTAACGGCCCTCGCCCAATATCCGCTGCCGTTTATCTCCCATGTGTTTAACGGCGTGCTGATCGTAGCCGGCTTCTCTACGATGGTCGCTTCCTTGTATGCGGTGACGACGATGCTGGTTACGCTCGCGAAGGACAAGGATGCGCCGCCGTTATTCGCACGGAAAGGCTGGCGGGAGCGGCCGTTGTTTGCCATTGGCCTCACTACCGCCGGACTTGCAGCTTCCGTGGTGATGTCCTTTGTCATGCCGGGGCGCATATACGAGTACATTACGACATCGGCCGGATTGCTGCTGCTTTATAACTGGTTTTTTATTCTGGTGACATCGGGTAAGCTGCTCAAGCTTAGCGGGTTTGGGCAAGTCAAACGGTGGGGCGGCATGGTGCTAATCGCGATCGCGGTGTCGGGGACTTTGTTCCATGACACGAGCCGGCCGGGATTCTGGGGAAGCCTGGCGTTTGTTGGCGTCATCGGGATCGTGACCTTCATTATGCAGCTGGTCGTCTGGAAGCCGAAGAAACAGGCCAAGCGGCGGGGCCGCCCAGCCAAATCGATGGTACTGCGTCCAAAACGGACGACGTGA
- a CDS encoding TetR/AcrR family transcriptional regulator → MTLPHKKALGRPVQQLDALATSEQILRSASLLFMDKGYKSVSMNQVAEHCGITKATVYYYYPTKQDLFVASVATTLARVNGRIRQLLEEPGTFRERLLKITINYLRIPQVHMDEMFRSIQHHLSGEQQETLIRHENDLYETLREGFAQAAKQGEIVCSDPNLAAHLYVSMLRVGERQYADKNKLLPSAEQAAEAIVSFLWRGIHN, encoded by the coding sequence TTGACCCTGCCACATAAAAAAGCCTTGGGACGGCCCGTCCAGCAGCTCGACGCCCTGGCGACGTCCGAGCAGATCCTGCGTTCTGCGTCGCTTCTATTTATGGATAAGGGCTATAAGTCCGTATCCATGAATCAGGTTGCCGAGCATTGCGGGATCACCAAAGCTACCGTTTATTACTATTATCCAACCAAACAGGATTTGTTCGTGGCCTCTGTCGCGACGACGCTCGCCCGGGTGAATGGACGCATCCGGCAGCTATTGGAGGAGCCCGGGACATTTCGGGAAAGATTGCTGAAAATTACCATTAACTATTTAAGGATTCCCCAGGTTCACATGGACGAGATGTTCCGCAGCATCCAGCATCATTTGTCCGGTGAGCAGCAGGAAACTTTGATCCGCCACGAAAACGATCTGTACGAAACGCTTCGCGAAGGGTTCGCCCAAGCTGCCAAGCAAGGAGAGATCGTCTGCAGCGACCCAAACCTGGCCGCCCATCTGTACGTTTCGATGCTGCGGGTGGGAGAACGTCAATACGCCGACAAAAATAAGCTGCTTCCGTCAGCGGAGCAGGCGGCCGAAGCGATCGTTAGCTTTTTGTGGAGAGGGATTCATAACTAA
- a CDS encoding manganese-dependent inorganic pyrophosphatase yields the protein MEKVLIFGHKNPDTDTICSAIAYADLKSKLGWNVEPVRLGDVNGETAFALERFGFEAPRLVETVANEAKEVILVDHNERQQSASDIEQVRVVEVIDHHRIANFETSGPLYYRAEPVGCTATILNKMYKENGIAVPANIAGLMLSAIISDSLLFKSPTCTEQDVAAARELAEIAGVNAEEYGLDMLKAGADLSDKTIEQLISLDAKEFDMGGAKVEIAQVNAVDVNDVLSRQSEIEAALNGIIANKGLDLFLFVVTDILNNDSVGLALGKAADAVEQAYNVKLVDNKAVLKGVVSRKSQIVPVLTEIFNKR from the coding sequence ATGGAAAAAGTATTGATTTTCGGTCATAAAAATCCCGACACGGACACGATTTGTTCGGCAATCGCTTACGCCGACCTGAAGTCCAAGCTGGGCTGGAACGTTGAGCCTGTACGCCTGGGCGATGTCAACGGGGAGACGGCGTTCGCATTGGAACGCTTTGGCTTCGAAGCGCCGCGTTTGGTTGAGACCGTGGCGAACGAAGCGAAAGAAGTCATTCTGGTCGACCATAACGAACGTCAACAAAGCGCTTCCGATATTGAGCAAGTGCGTGTTGTGGAAGTGATCGACCATCACCGGATCGCCAACTTCGAGACAAGCGGACCGCTGTACTACCGGGCTGAACCGGTTGGCTGCACCGCAACGATCCTGAATAAAATGTATAAAGAAAACGGCATCGCCGTCCCAGCCAACATCGCCGGCTTGATGCTGTCCGCAATCATTTCCGACTCGCTGCTCTTCAAATCGCCAACCTGCACTGAGCAAGACGTAGCTGCGGCACGGGAGCTGGCTGAAATCGCCGGCGTCAACGCGGAAGAGTACGGATTGGACATGCTGAAAGCAGGGGCCGACCTCAGCGATAAGACGATTGAGCAGTTGATTTCCCTGGACGCCAAAGAATTCGACATGGGCGGAGCTAAAGTTGAAATCGCCCAAGTGAACGCGGTGGACGTCAACGACGTCTTGTCCCGTCAAAGTGAAATTGAGGCAGCCCTGAACGGGATCATCGCCAACAAAGGACTGGACCTGTTCCTGTTTGTCGTGACCGACATCCTGAACAACGACTCCGTGGGCTTGGCGCTGGGTAAAGCAGCCGATGCCGTCGAGCAAGCCTACAACGTGAAGCTCGTTGACAACAAAGCCGTACTGAAAGGCGTTGTATCCCGCAAATCGCAAATCGTGCCGGTATTGACGGAAATCTTCAATAAACGTTAA
- a CDS encoding response regulator transcription factor, translating into MKQVKGAKILLVDDEPHIVQFLELGLQNEGFEVRTAGDGMTAVAIAAEFQPHVIVLDVMMPGTDGFEVCRLLRKNGENVAIIMLTAKDEVEDRVKGLTIGADDYVVKPFSFEELLARIGARLRNQFPALFGEVVIGPFRLDDRRKEIAYLDQVLELSPTEYELLKYLILNHGIVLSKTTILDKVWGYDFGGEENIVEVYIRSLREKLNDREHRLIRTLRGAGYRVDLP; encoded by the coding sequence ATGAAACAAGTTAAAGGGGCAAAAATCTTGCTGGTGGATGATGAACCGCATATCGTGCAGTTTCTTGAGCTGGGTCTGCAAAATGAAGGATTTGAGGTGCGCACCGCCGGAGACGGTATGACCGCTGTCGCCATCGCCGCCGAATTTCAGCCGCATGTGATCGTGCTGGATGTGATGATGCCGGGAACGGACGGCTTTGAAGTGTGCCGGTTGCTGCGAAAGAACGGCGAGAACGTAGCCATCATCATGCTGACGGCCAAGGACGAAGTCGAAGATCGAGTGAAGGGGCTGACGATTGGCGCCGACGATTACGTCGTGAAGCCGTTCAGCTTCGAGGAGTTGCTCGCTCGGATCGGTGCGCGCCTGCGCAATCAGTTTCCGGCCCTGTTTGGTGAAGTGGTGATTGGCCCCTTCCGACTGGACGATCGCCGCAAGGAAATTGCCTATTTGGATCAGGTGTTGGAATTATCCCCCACCGAATATGAGCTGCTGAAATATTTGATCCTGAACCATGGCATCGTCTTAAGCAAAACGACGATTTTGGATAAAGTGTGGGGTTATGACTTTGGGGGCGAGGAAAATATCGTGGAGGTCTATATCCGGTCCCTGCGCGAAAAATTAAATGACCGGGAGCACCGGTTAATCCGAACGCTGCGCGGTGCGGGCTACCGCGTAGATCTGCCATGA
- a CDS encoding sensor histidine kinase, with protein sequence MKRLAGRSRARTGGITAAGKRWIRGLRSLISPSSLRFQLLSRSLFLLAALLILIGVFQYVIMKDFLYKNQAETMVSQMRGPLRDVFMKAGQPIEHWGPPKPGGDGAGVGAEAGMNGSAPGGGGIGGEGTDGRPPQLFIPGASLAIINSDHDFIDLNAESGAPAPQLSDAEYAALFEESQPGSEGYRVIEDQDGKEQLVVFRLVGLPGEQGERAWLVQMGTYTAPLREVVMRQLLTFVGLSLLALAGGLALYLPILRQALTPLNQMVRIVEDTNAGNLSNRFTAASGQSEIDRLGASFNGMLERLEESFEAEREAKEQMRRFVADASHELRTPLTSIHGFLEVLLRGAANRPEQLHTALNSMLGEAQRMKKLVEDLLTLAKLDRTPVVQRTQVRLDKVIAEMEPHLRMLAGEREVLFDLQPGLTAMCDRDKIKQVVLNLFHNAVQHTDPQQGTIAVRLSAHPRQAELDVRDNGPGIAPEHLPHVFERFYRIDASRTRKQGGAGLGLSISQAIVEAHGGTIEVHSEPGQGATFRVTLPAI encoded by the coding sequence ATGAAGCGCCTTGCCGGCAGAAGCCGGGCACGGACTGGCGGGATTACCGCCGCCGGGAAGCGATGGATCCGCGGACTTCGCAGCCTGATCTCCCCAAGCTCACTGCGCTTTCAGCTGCTCTCTAGATCCCTTTTTCTGTTAGCCGCTCTATTAATTCTGATTGGCGTATTTCAGTACGTCATCATGAAAGACTTCCTATACAAAAACCAAGCCGAAACCATGGTATCCCAAATGCGCGGCCCGCTTCGGGATGTCTTTATGAAGGCAGGCCAGCCGATCGAACACTGGGGACCCCCGAAGCCGGGGGGGGATGGCGCTGGAGTCGGGGCTGAGGCCGGGATGAACGGGAGCGCGCCTGGCGGCGGGGGCATCGGCGGAGAAGGAACTGATGGTCGTCCTCCGCAGTTGTTTATCCCCGGCGCCTCGCTCGCCATCATCAACAGCGATCATGATTTTATCGATCTGAACGCTGAATCCGGCGCCCCTGCCCCTCAGCTGTCCGATGCGGAATACGCCGCATTGTTCGAAGAGAGTCAGCCGGGATCGGAAGGCTACCGCGTCATCGAGGATCAGGACGGGAAGGAACAGCTGGTGGTCTTTCGTTTGGTTGGGTTGCCCGGAGAACAAGGCGAACGTGCCTGGCTCGTCCAAATGGGCACTTATACCGCACCGTTACGCGAAGTCGTGATGCGTCAGCTGCTGACGTTTGTCGGCCTCTCACTTCTGGCATTGGCCGGCGGACTGGCGCTGTATCTGCCGATTTTGCGCCAGGCGTTAACGCCGCTTAATCAAATGGTGCGCATCGTAGAGGATACCAATGCCGGGAATCTCAGCAACCGGTTCACGGCGGCATCCGGACAATCGGAAATTGATCGGCTGGGCGCTTCCTTTAATGGAATGCTGGAGCGGCTCGAGGAATCGTTTGAGGCCGAGCGTGAAGCGAAGGAGCAGATGCGCCGGTTCGTCGCGGACGCTTCCCACGAGCTGCGGACACCGCTGACCTCGATCCACGGCTTCCTGGAGGTGCTGCTGCGGGGAGCCGCCAACCGGCCGGAGCAGCTGCATACCGCGCTGAACAGCATGCTGGGCGAAGCGCAACGGATGAAGAAGCTGGTCGAGGATTTGCTGACGCTCGCCAAGCTCGACCGCACGCCAGTCGTCCAGCGCACCCAGGTACGCTTGGATAAAGTGATCGCGGAGATGGAGCCGCATCTGCGGATGCTGGCCGGGGAGCGCGAGGTCCTGTTCGACCTGCAGCCAGGGCTGACCGCGATGTGCGACCGGGACAAAATCAAGCAAGTGGTGTTGAACCTGTTCCACAACGCCGTTCAGCATACCGACCCGCAGCAAGGGACCATCGCGGTGCGCTTGTCGGCTCACCCCCGTCAGGCTGAACTGGATGTGCGGGATAACGGGCCCGGCATTGCCCCCGAGCATTTGCCGCATGTGTTCGAGCGGTTTTACCGCATCGACGCCTCCCGCACGCGCAAACAAGGCGGAGCCGGGCTGGGCCTGTCCATCTCGCAAGCGATCGTTGAAGCGCATGGCGGCACGATCGAGGTTCACAGTGAGCCAGGCCAAGGCGCAACCTTCAGGGTGACGCTGCCGGCGATATAA
- a CDS encoding DNA-3-methyladenine glycosylase I: MLQMHQHFAKSAAFFWKYEPDRSQLAEPQTASTSTLSIALSKEDKKQGWKFVGPTTMYAFMQAMGLFNDHVEDCVIRAEVELARQQFQHPRAVTGKR, from the coding sequence ATGCTCCAGATGCACCAGCACTTTGCCAAATCGGCCGCCTTCTTCTGGAAATACGAGCCCGACCGGAGTCAACTTGCGGAGCCGCAGACAGCATCCACTTCGACGCTATCGATCGCGCTGTCGAAAGAGGACAAAAAGCAAGGCTGGAAATTCGTCGGCCCGACGACGATGTACGCTTTCATGCAAGCGATGGGGTTGTTCAACGATCATGTTGAAGACTGCGTCATTAGGGCAGAGGTTGAGCTCGCGCGCCAACAGTTCCAGCATCCCCGGGCAGTAACCGGCAAACGTTAA
- a CDS encoding IS91 family transposase, with translation METNILKRIFFDERGHWDRFVAKHGGKLRANVRKEVEKFRRCGDPRNGFKLMVCEGCHDLRLVPYRCKGRFCTTCSCGETEEWARLLEQDVFQVNHRHVVFTIDEGLREIFLLHRAKLLKEFMDEAVRLVKEHFEKKHKVTPGIVAGLHTFGARLNFNPHVHMLVTMGGMKKTGEWKTYDFIPFEMLRKQWQTVVLKLIRRKLSEQEKKQVQSRLQKAYCENGEGFYVHAPKQKGNVKQQLGYIGRYMRRPAIAVSRIEAYDGEKVTFRYRDKNDGEEKTETISVEEFMGRLVRHIPDENFKTIRYYGVYSRRIKSLCKKLVSEWQKAARRWIVKAKRILKRRTWSERIKEQTGKPPCCPKCESYYEYKGEACLEDGKLKVKYAVCSTSKACLERMIRDVAGVKETKGSEEKEKAAKRAA, from the coding sequence ATGGAGACGAACATTTTGAAACGAATCTTCTTTGATGAGCGAGGGCACTGGGATCGGTTTGTGGCAAAACATGGTGGCAAGCTGCGTGCCAATGTGCGGAAAGAAGTAGAGAAGTTCCGTCGATGCGGGGATCCCAGAAACGGTTTTAAGCTGATGGTATGTGAAGGATGTCATGACCTACGGCTCGTTCCGTATCGTTGTAAAGGAAGATTCTGTACGACCTGTTCATGCGGAGAAACAGAGGAATGGGCACGTCTCCTGGAACAAGATGTATTCCAAGTCAACCACCGCCATGTCGTCTTCACGATCGACGAAGGATTACGGGAAATCTTTCTGCTCCATCGGGCAAAATTACTCAAAGAATTTATGGATGAAGCGGTACGCTTAGTCAAAGAACATTTTGAGAAGAAACATAAGGTAACTCCCGGAATCGTAGCCGGGTTGCATACGTTTGGGGCACGGCTTAACTTCAATCCTCATGTACATATGCTTGTAACGATGGGAGGAATGAAGAAGACCGGCGAGTGGAAAACATACGATTTTATTCCGTTCGAGATGCTGCGTAAGCAATGGCAGACGGTTGTTTTGAAGCTGATTCGTCGAAAGTTAAGTGAACAAGAGAAAAAGCAAGTGCAGTCCCGTTTGCAAAAAGCTTACTGCGAGAACGGAGAAGGCTTTTATGTGCATGCTCCGAAACAGAAAGGGAACGTCAAGCAGCAACTCGGGTATATCGGGCGATACATGAGAAGACCAGCGATAGCGGTTAGCCGGATCGAAGCGTATGACGGAGAAAAGGTGACATTTCGTTACCGGGATAAGAATGACGGGGAAGAGAAGACCGAGACGATTTCGGTAGAAGAATTTATGGGTAGACTTGTGCGGCATATTCCGGATGAAAACTTCAAAACGATCCGTTACTACGGGGTTTATTCGCGGCGGATCAAGAGCCTGTGCAAGAAGTTAGTCAGTGAGTGGCAAAAAGCCGCGAGAAGATGGATTGTCAAGGCAAAGCGGATATTAAAACGCAGAACGTGGAGTGAACGGATCAAGGAGCAGACGGGGAAGCCGCCATGTTGCCCAAAATGCGAAAGTTATTACGAATACAAGGGAGAAGCCTGCCTTGAGGATGGGAAGTTGAAGGTGAAGTACGCGGTGTGCTCCACCTCAAAGGCATGTCTGGAGAGGATGATTCGGGATGTCGCCGGTGTCAAAGAAACGAAAGGTAGCGAAGAAAAAGAAAAAGCCGCAAAGCGGGCTGCATAG
- a CDS encoding GNAT family N-acetyltransferase, producing the protein MSDMLVKLYDLPPFESAQQYEARTGITIRRAIGPEKHVVAKWVGEHFNEHWVSECEVALARSPVSCIIAIENGKLLGFACYDATMKGFFGPTGVDEKERGRGIGKQLLLHTLDLMRMDGYGYAVIGGAGPKDFYAKATGAIVIEGSEPGIYKGMLR; encoded by the coding sequence ATGTCCGATATGTTAGTGAAATTATACGATCTTCCCCCCTTCGAATCGGCCCAGCAGTACGAAGCCCGGACCGGGATCACCATTCGCCGTGCCATCGGCCCGGAGAAGCATGTTGTCGCGAAATGGGTAGGCGAGCATTTCAATGAGCACTGGGTAAGCGAATGTGAAGTAGCTCTTGCCCGTTCGCCAGTTTCCTGTATTATCGCCATTGAAAACGGAAAGCTGCTAGGCTTCGCCTGCTATGATGCCACGATGAAAGGGTTCTTCGGACCCACCGGCGTTGATGAGAAGGAGCGGGGCCGGGGGATCGGCAAACAGCTGCTGCTGCATACGCTCGACCTGATGCGGATGGACGGTTACGGATATGCGGTAATCGGCGGCGCGGGCCCGAAAGATTTCTACGCCAAGGCGACCGGCGCGATCGTGATTGAGGGCTCGGAGCCCGGAATATACAAAGGGATGCTGCGATAG